A genomic stretch from Falco cherrug isolate bFalChe1 chromosome 1, bFalChe1.pri, whole genome shotgun sequence includes:
- the LOC102055839 gene encoding glycerol-3-phosphate acyltransferase 3 isoform X2, with protein MLKTPAANGIIERDETPMEKEIARLHRVDFEFSDIFYFCRKGFEAIVEDEVTQRFSSEELVSWNLLTRTNVNFHYISLRLTVVWVVGVIVRYCLLLPLRFTLAAIGIISMIVGTTMVGQLPNSSVKNYLSEVVHLTCSRILVRALSGTIHYHNKENKPQKGGICVANHTSPIDAIILTNDGCYAMVGQVHGGLMGVIQRATVKACPHVWFERSEIKDRHLVTKRLREHVADKSKLPILIFPEGTCINNTSVMMFKKGSFEIGGTIYPVAIKYDPQFGDAFWNSSKYNIVSYLLRIMTSWAIVCNVWYMPPMVRKEGEDAVQFANRVRSAIARQGGLTELPWDGGLKRAKVKDTFKEEQQKNYSKMLVRNGSIGSLSTGTESD; from the exons GTATCATTGAAAGAGATGAAACGCCTATGGAGAAAGAAATCGCACGTCTGCATCGAGTGGACTTCGAATTCTCTGACATATTCTACTTCTGCAGAAAAGGGTTTGAAGCCATTGTGGAAGATGAAGTCACCCAAAGGTTTTCCTCTGAAGAGCTGGTCTCCTGGAATCTCCTCACAAGGACTAATGTCAACTTCCACTACATCAGCCTGAGGCTGACTGTTGTGTGGGTCGTTGGGGTTATAGTGCGGTACTGCTTACTGCTGCCCCTGCG CTTTACCCTGGCTGCCATTGGGATTATCTCAATGATTGTGGGGACAACAATGGTCGGACAGCTGCCAAACAGCAG TGTGAAAAACTATCTGAGTGAAGTGGTCCACCTCACGTGCTCCCGCATCCTTGTCAGAGCTCTGTCTGGTACCATCCATTACCATAACAA GGAAAACAAACCTCAGAAAGGAGGAATTTGTGTTGCCAACCACACATCACCGATAGATGCAATCATTTTGACAAATGATGGATGCTATGCAATG GTTGGCCAGGTTCACGGTGGACTAATGGGAGTCATTCAGAGAGCCACGGTCAAGGCCTGTCCTCACGTCTGGTTTGAACGCTCAGAAATCAAAGACCGCCATCTAGTGACAAAAAG ACTCAGGGAACATGTGGCGGACAAAAGCAAGCTCCCGATCTTAATTTTTCCAGAAG GCACCTGCATAAACAATACATCTGTGATGATGTTCAAGAAGGGGAGCTTTGAGATAGGAGGGACAATCTATCCTGTTGCAATCAAA TATGATCCTCAGTTTGGAGATGCATTCTGGAACAGCAGCAAATATAACATCGTGAGCTATCTTCTGCGAATAATGACCAGCTGGGCCATTGTTTGCAACGTGTGGTACATGCCACCAATGGTTAGAAAG GAAGGCGAAGATGCTGTTCAGTTTGCCAACAGAGTGAGGTCAGCCATTGCTCGCCAAGGAGGACTGACTGAACTTCCCTG ggatggaggtcTGAAACGAGCGAAAGTCAAAGATACTTTCAAagaagaacagcagaaaaactaCAGCAAGATGCTAGTGAGAAATGGATCCATAGGAAGTCTGTCTACAGGAACAGAGTCAGACTGA